One segment of Theobroma cacao cultivar B97-61/B2 chromosome 9, Criollo_cocoa_genome_V2, whole genome shotgun sequence DNA contains the following:
- the LOC108663257 gene encoding cycloartenol synthase-like, translated as MWKLKLSQGNEPWLKSVNNHIGRQYWEFDPNLGTPEERARVEKARNEFTKNRFQTKQSSDMLMRFQFARENNPAGERKLPDKVNVKTSQEVSEEMVRTTLRRALRLYSTLQCEDGFWPGDYGGPLFLLPGLVIGLYVTGALEIILPTHHRQEIRRYLYNHQNKDGGWGLHIEGESTMFGTALSYVTLRLLGETKDGGAGAIADARTWILHHGGLTFVPSWGKMWLSVLGVYEWSGNNPLLPELWLLPYFLPIHPGCAIRILFK; from the exons atgtggAAGCTTAAGCTTTCTCAAGGGAATGAACCCTGGCTTAAAAGCGTGAACAATCATATCGGAAGACAGTATTGGGAGTTCGATCCGAATCTTGGTACGCCAGAAGAGCGAGCTCGAGTCGAAAAGGCTCGGAATGAGTTCACCAAGAATCGGTTTCAAACCAAGCAAAGCTCTGATATGCTAATGAGATTTCAG TTTGCAAGGGAGAATAATCCAGCAGGAGAAAGGAAGCTTCCAGACAAGGTCAACGTGAAAACCAGCCAAGAAGTAAGTGAGGAAATGGTGAGGACCACATTAAGAAGGGCTCTGAGACTCTATTCAACGTTGCAATGCGAGGATGGGTTCTGGCCTGGTGACTATGGTGGCCCCTTGTTCCTGCTACCTGGCTTG GTAATTGGGTTGTATGTAACAGGAGCATTAGAGATAATTTTGCCCACCCACCATCGACAGGAGATACGACGCTATCTATACAACCATCAG AACAAAGATGGAGGTTGGGGATTACACATAGAAGGGGAGAGCACCATGTTTGGCACCGCACTCTCGTACGTCACTCTGAGATTGCTGGGAGAAACAAAGGATGGAGGAGCTGGTGCCATTGCCGACGCCAGAACATGGATTCTTCATCATGGTGGACTTACCTTCGTTCCATCATGGGGCAAGATGTGGCTTTCA GTGCTGGGGGTATATGAGTGGAGTGGCAACAACCCTTTACTGCCTGAGCTCTGGCTTCTTCCTTACTTTCTTCCCATCCATCCAGGTTGTGCTATTCGTATTTTGTTCAAATAG